In a single window of the Streptacidiphilus sp. P02-A3a genome:
- a CDS encoding helix-turn-helix domain-containing protein, with protein MLTDDQIFRCPVELTLEVIGGKWATIVLAHLKEGVHRYGALRRKMPDVSEKVLVQRLRALEATGLIARRSDQGTPPRVEYRLTQEGLSLVPVLEALYTWGEQRAARTGARIEPM; from the coding sequence ATGCTCACGGATGATCAGATCTTCCGCTGTCCGGTCGAGTTGACGCTGGAGGTGATCGGCGGCAAGTGGGCCACGATCGTGCTGGCGCACCTCAAGGAGGGCGTGCACCGCTACGGCGCGCTGCGGCGCAAGATGCCCGACGTCAGCGAGAAGGTCCTGGTCCAGCGGCTCCGCGCGCTGGAGGCCACGGGGCTGATCGCGAGGCGGTCCGACCAGGGGACGCCGCCGCGCGTGGAGTACCGGCTGACCCAGGAGGGGCTCAGCCTGGTCCCGGTACTGGAGGCGCTCTACACCTGGGGCGAGCAGCGCGCGGCCCGCACCGGCGCCCGCATCGAACCGATGTGA